From Brassica rapa cultivar Chiifu-401-42 chromosome A06, CAAS_Brap_v3.01, whole genome shotgun sequence:
tgagaaaaattcaaaaatattaaaatactgttttaatgcatggtTGTAtgatgcactaacatatgatgaaagtcaACGTGGTTTGgtacctttgttgtctccgtctctctagaaaataacgatttcAAAGTGGAtcatccaccaatttagggagatTTATGAAGTTATAATAgattaatttctaaaaaattaaaacgattatcatgtaccatgaaagagagtttaatatacattaatacaaatgtataatgtgtttaaaatttttaaaacaacactagaGCATTCAccgaaaaacttaatattttcgtaggggttaaacaaatagattttgagaaaaattaaaataatatgaaaatactgtttaaatgcatagttacatcatgcactaacatatgatgaaggtcaaagaagtTTAGAAACTGTGTTATCTCCGTTTCCCTagagaatatcgattttatagtggttagaccaccaatttagggagtatcataaagttttactaattacttgataaaaaatgaaaacgattcccatgtaccatgaaagagtttaatatacattaatacaaatgtataatatgcttagaaattttaaaacaacactagaACATTTagcgaaaaactcaatattttcataggggttaacacatagattttgagaaaaattcaaaaatttgagaatactgttttaattcATTGTTGCATCATGCACAAACATAtaatgaaggttaaagaggtttagaacctttgttgtctataTTTCTCtggagaataacgattttatagcagttagtccaccaatttaggaagtcttatgaacttttattaaattaattgataaaaaattaaaacaatgtcAATGTgccataaaagagagtttaatatacaataattcaaatatagaatttgttttgaaattttaaaacaacactaaagatcatacgttcagtatatagagcatttgcCAAAACATTCGATACtttcataggggttaacacataaattttgagaaaaattcaaaaatataaaaatattgttttaatgcatggtTGCAtaattcactaacatatgatgaatatCAATGTGGTTTTGTTATTTTAGATACTTTTcgaattaaatttaaataaaaataaaggtaaaaataaatacaaaataggaAGGGGTCATTATAGAATTTTTGATATCTATTTGTGTCATGACAGAATTTGATTCTTAATAATATGAATCTTTGAAGAGATTCTATGCTGTCTGAATATTATATACAAATCTGCAAGTGTGTGCGCGTCAATGGCTTTTATTTCCATCGAGTGAAATCAACAAAAAGTCATACATGGAAAAGTTTGCCTGACTCATCTCAAGAAGTCTGTATTGTTATTGGGGTAAGTAACAGAataacaaaatcaaataaatattttgaagaaaagaaaaacaaaaacaaaagattttCACTTGTGAGACTTCTTCCTTGACAAGAACATGAGAACCTTTGGCAGCAAAgaaagtttcttcttcttctttttctttgtttcaggGGTCACATTATTGTTATCAATGTTGCTGCTGGTCCCTTGTTCACCGAACGCAAACGTGCTTGACCTCGTCGGGCTCTTCTCAGGCTCCATACCTTCTTCTGTTCTTCTCTTCCCATTCTCTGATCTCCATTTTCTCAACTCTTGCTCCATACTCAACTTCCCATCTCTAGCCTTTTCGGCTTTTCCCATAGCCGCTTTTAGCTCTCCTTTCCGCACGCTCATCTCTCTATTCACTTCCTCTAGTTTCTCCAAGATTCTCGACTCTTCCTCTTTAGCCACTTCTATCTGGGATACAATCTGCGATAGCTTTGTGTTCGCCTCTTCCTCTGACTCGTGTGCCCGCTTGCTCAGCTCGTAGTATTCTTCTACAGAGATAATGATGCTTCTCGGGGAATTACTCATCTCTTCAAATCTCTGTGAAGACTCAGTCTCCTGCAGAGCTTTTATAGCAGCCAAGGCCAACTTCTCCGAAGCTCTAGCGGCCTCCATTTCTTTTTTCGCCTCGGTTAGCCTGTTCTCTATCGTAGACATTCCGGTTTTAGCTTGTTCAGACAACTCCTCAGCCATTCTAAGCTCGTCTCTAGCAGCTGCGGCTAAGAGCTTCGCATCCTCTGCCTCTTTCATCGCCTCCTCCAACTTATTGGATGTGTCCATCAGCTCCTCTCTTGCTTCCTCATCTGATGTCCGGACCAAACCCCCCGCCGCACTTTGTCTCTCCTTAGTTTCTGCTAGATCCTGTCTCTCCCTCGCAAGCTCGGACTGTAATGATCCAGCTATTATCTTCAATGCTTTCACCTCGGAAGCTGCTTTCTCAATGTTGGATTTGACTTCTTCGAGCTCTCTCTTTGCAGAATCAACAGCCGCATGTATGTTATCATCATTACCCATCCTGGTCGAACTCTCAGTGAAAGCTGCTAACTCAGCTCTCAGATCATACTCAAGAGCAGAAGCAGCGTCTAGCCTTGTTTTCATATCATCAGCGGCGCGAGTCTCTTGGTTAAGCCTCTCGATATCATCTTCCACCATCTTCAGTTCCTTTTCCCAGTTGTACATGTCTTGGTCCCGACCCATCGCTGCACCGAACCTCTTCTCTTCCGCTTCGAGATGAGCAGTGTGCGCTGATTCCAACGACTCCTTGGTGGCTATGAGCTCTATACTCAACCCATCCATTTCTCTCTCGATCTCTTTAGCTTCCTTCGCAGCAGCTTCAGCTCTCTCCGCAGCCAAATCTTTTTCCCTCAACATATCTTCGTATTCATTACAAACCATTTCAATCTCTTCTCTCACGGACCGCAGCTCACAAGTGGCAGACTCCTGTCGCGCTTTAGCTACCTCGAGCTGTGCTTTAACGGCAACGCTTGCCTCGTTAGCTACACCTTTCTCCATCTCCTCAACGCGCATCTGCGCGAGGTCCGAGTCCTGTTTCGCCTGCTGCTCTTCTAATTGGGCTTTCTCTAGCTCGAGTTTGAGCTCCTCAATGAGTCCCTTTGTGGTCTCTAGTTCTCTCAACGCATCGTGTTTGGCCTCTTCAGCTAACTCAGATTCTCTCTTATACTCGGGCAGTGCTTCTTGCATCTTCTCAAGCTCTTCATCAACCATCTTCCTTctctgaattaaaaaaaaaaaacaacaacaatcaaTCCACgtgtaataataaataataataacaaaagcTTTTCTGAACCTCTATTGTCTGAATCTTATGAGCTTTCCAGTCAGTAATCCCACCGAACTTTGAAACAGCGTCCTTGACAGATTCGAAAGGGGAAGCGGTATCAATCAATCCAAAACGAGGGGATTCCACAGATCTCTGATAGACAAAAGCGCGAGGAGAAGCAGGGACACGTAGACGAGGGGAGAAGGGCAAGATCCTGGCATCTTCGATTCTTGAACCCTCCTCCTCTGAGAAGGAATCTTGATGGCTTATCATCACCCTCGGTGCCACGTAAACCTCAGGAGATTCAAAGACTGGTTGATTCGAATCCGACAAATCTTGAAATGGGTTATGCAAATCTCCCTCTCCTCCTCCATCGTCCAAGTTGAAGAAGATGTCTTCTTCGTTGGTGCTTTTCCTCATCGGTGCTTCTTCATCTTCGCCAATGGCGTTGAGGAATATATTAAGGTCGTCTGAATCTTTATCATCATCCGCCGACATTGTTAACAACAAGAGTCTTCAGATAATGCAAAACTGAAATCACATGTATCTGAGTTTTGGTCAAACAAACTCAAATTCGTGTTCATTGGATTTATTCTTGggattatttattaaataaataaacagacAATCAAATTAGTCATTCCCTAAAAACAACAATGCGAGGATGAGTTTCGGACATGTGAGTTTTGTAAATGTCGTCGTACCTTTTAATCTGACAGAAGCGAAGCGAGGCTTTGGATTTTGGAAGGACGAAATAAATGATCTCTGATTTTGCAAGTTAATGTTAAAAGAGTTGCAACATTCGATTTGAAagattgagaaaaaaaaaaaaattaagaaggcGATGTGACCCAAGCATTAAAAAATAGAACAAGGGACAAACGGCGAATAAGGAGAGTGAAACACACGCGactttgtctctctctctctctccgtttcttgttttctgttttttccTTTCAACGTTTTTTCCCAGAAAATAAATGTCGCTCGTCAACTAAAGAACTAGTGgcatttcatttttctttcttttgtgaaTCCTTTTATCACTACAACAATAAAActaaagtttttaatataaataatttataatatatgtaataatatgtatttaaaaatgtaaaaattcaaaaatatattatgtttgtaggaaaataaaaatcttaaatatattaataatttatatattattatttatcatatatttagTAACAGACGATAAATCTTTGATTATTTATAAGAGAAGAGATGAAATTTTAAGACGATAGATGTTTGGCGAATGGTAATGGATGTATTCTTTTTGCAAAATACTTTTACtctaatttattttcttgtcaTGTATAAATATTGTACTGTCATCCCGATTCAAATCATTAACCGTCTAATGGTAACACGCAGGACAACTATGGTGCGACTATaataataaccaaaaaaaactatatatatatttatataggtatatgtagagatttttgttgttatttAAGGGCATTTCTAatcccactctatttttcactctaaaatagagtttatagTAAAAATGCtctaatagtattttatttctcactctataatagagtgaaaaataagtTTACTCCAATTAtagagtaatttattttttgtttgttcatcactctattttctactctaaaataaagttctattggagcaaactcaaactctattatagagttgctctattttagagtaaaaaatagagaaacCATTAGATGGTCTAAGCAGTGAAGTGGAAATTAAAAGAGATGTAATTGCGGTTAGTGGAGAACATTTCTGTAATTGATCTCCAAGTTGGGTGGAAACACGAATgatttttaactatttattgAATAGTAATCAAATAGACCAAACTAATAAggtaaactgaaaaaaaaatataaaagttggGATGAGTACGAAACGAAACCCCACcgaagcaaaacaaaaaaattaatgtccGGCGGCAATAATTAATTAACGATGCTTTTGATCTCTGTCTCCTTTGGATCATTCTTACAGAATATACCCTTCTTCTCTCCTTAACCATTTCCTCACTTTCGGTTCTgtgatttgatttttcttttccctttcttcttcttcaaatatGATTGATCGATCCGTATGATCATGAATCAAGTCTGGTGAACTGGGTTCTCACGATCATTCGCGATCTTccaaaaatcgatttttttgacttttaattcataaaaaatgAACGCAGTGGGTAGGATCGGGAGCTACATCTACCGAGGCGTAGGCACGGTGTCAGGACCGTTCCACCCATTCGGTGGGGCCATCGACATTATCGTGGTGGAGCAACCGGACGGCACATTCAAATCGTCACCTTGGTACGTCAGATTCGGCAAGTTTCAAGGGGTTTTGAAGAACAGGCGGAATCTGATAAAGATCGAGGTGAACGGTGTTGATTCAGGGTTCACTATGTATCTAGCTCATACAGGCCAAGCTTACTTCCTCAGACAAGTTGAAGATGTGCTGGGAGAAGTCTACACTTTGTCTTCGGGCGACGAAGCCGAGACTAGTAGGAGAaagagtagtagtagtagtagtgatGGTGTTGATAAGAAGATTAAGATACCGTTGAAGTCTAAGAGCTGTAACTATGATGGTGTTGTTGGTGGGAAGCCTGGGATTCTAGGGTTTGTGTTTGGTGGTAGATCGGTTAAGGTAGATGATGGTGTCACCTCCATGGAGCGTGCTGAGATTGCTGCTGATCTTTTGGATGTTAAGTGGTCTACAAATATCGATACCCGCAAGTGCGTTAAAGGCAAAGCTTCAAAGTCTTTTGATTCGATATTGGAAACTCCGCTCGTTGCGTCTCCTACGTTGCAGTATCTTGATGAGAAAGAGCAGGATTGTTTTCGTGAAAGCAGCAACAATGTggtggaagatgatgaagattATTCACTTCTTCTTGTTGAGAATGGTTCGAGTACTGTGTTCTCTGTTACTACTAGTCAAGGGAGTGGGAATGTCGAACCGCCGCCACTTGCACAGGTTAGTTTGTCATTTTACAATAGGTAGATTAGTAGCTTTTGAAGTAAAACTATATAACGTATCTTGTATCTCTACTAGGATTCTGTTAATTTGGATTCTAAGCAACAAGTCTTAGGTGTTCCTGAATACCAAGCGGATAAAACAAGCCTTCAAGAAGGGAGCAGCACTGGCTCTCTAGTTCAAGATGATTTTGAAAAGACTCACCCAACGAATGGAGCAACCGTCCAGCAGCCGGAGGAACAGTTTTCCTTCAGCGATATTGGCGATTGCAAATCTGCTGAGACTAGTTCTCAAGAGTCAAGTTTTCTTCATACAGTAAAACTTGAGATTTATGATGAAAATGAAATTAGTCCTGAAAACGACGCAAAGGTGTTGTCAGAGCCGATTGAGATAGAGAGGAAAAAGGATAACTCTGGAGAAGAGATGGAGCGGTTGGCAGAATCATTACCGATTATGCGGCTTCACAACAACAATGATATCGATGCCGGTCCTTGTCGTCAGCCCATGAGCCAGTCATTTGATCCAAGTTCCAATACTTTGAAGCCGAGCTCGAGGGGTAGCCCAAGCTTAAAGGCATTCGAACATGTTATCACTAATCCTGAAGTGGGTAAGGAAATATAACTTACCTTTTTTTCACTCTCTCCCCAAATAGTATAGTCTAACTTTGCCTATATCCATTCTCAGTCGAGCTCTCTCTCTGCAAGCATTTATTACGTGAAGGAATGGGAGCAGAAGCGGCTTCTCAGGCCTTCAATTCC
This genomic window contains:
- the LOC103828010 gene encoding protein WEAK CHLOROPLAST MOVEMENT UNDER BLUE LIGHT-like 3 — its product is MSADDDKDSDDLNIFLNAIGEDEEAPMRKSTNEEDIFFNLDDGGGEGDLHNPFQDLSDSNQPVFESPEVYVAPRVMISHQDSFSEEEGSRIEDARILPFSPRLRVPASPRAFVYQRSVESPRFGLIDTASPFESVKDAVSKFGGITDWKAHKIQTIERRKMVDEELEKMQEALPEYKRESELAEEAKHDALRELETTKGLIEELKLELEKAQLEEQQAKQDSDLAQMRVEEMEKGVANEASVAVKAQLEVAKARQESATCELRSVREEIEMVCNEYEDMLREKDLAAERAEAAAKEAKEIEREMDGLSIELIATKESLESAHTAHLEAEEKRFGAAMGRDQDMYNWEKELKMVEDDIERLNQETRAADDMKTRLDAASALEYDLRAELAAFTESSTRMGNDDNIHAAVDSAKRELEEVKSNIEKAASEVKALKIIAGSLQSELARERQDLAETKERQSAAGGLVRTSDEEAREELMDTSNKLEEAMKEAEDAKLLAAAARDELRMAEELSEQAKTGMSTIENRLTEAKKEMEAARASEKLALAAIKALQETESSQRFEEMSNSPRSIIISVEEYYELSKRAHESEEEANTKLSQIVSQIEVAKEEESRILEKLEEVNREMSVRKGELKAAMGKAEKARDGKLSMEQELRKWRSENGKRRTEEGMEPEKSPTRSSTFAFGEQGTSSNIDNNNVTPETKKKKKKKLSLLPKVLMFLSRKKSHK
- the LOC103828011 gene encoding phosphatidate phosphatase PAH2 isoform X2: MNAVGRIGSYIYRGVGTVSGPFHPFGGAIDIIVVEQPDGTFKSSPWYVRFGKFQGVLKNRRNLIKIEVNGVDSGFTMYLAHTGQAYFLRQVEDVLGEVYSDGVDKKIKIPLKSKSCNYDGVVGGKPGILGFVFGGRSVKVDDGVTSMERAEIAADLLDVKWSTNIDTRKCVKGKASKSFDSILETPLVASPTLQYLDEKEQDCFRESSNNVVEDDEDYSLLLVENGSSTVFSVTTSQGSGNVEPPPLAQDSVNLDSKQQVLGVPEYQADKTSLQEGSSTGSLVQDDFEKTHPTNGATVQQPEEQFSFSDIGDCKSAETSSQESSFLHTVKLEIYDENEISPENDAKVLSEPIEIERKKDNSGEEMERLAESLPIMRLHNNNDIDAGPCRQPMSQSFDPSSNTLKPSSRGSPSLKAFEHVITNPEVVELSLCKHLLREGMGAEAASQAFNSEKLDMEKFASLGPSVLENDMLIVKIGGCYFPWDAAAPIILGAVSFGTSQVFEPKGMIVVDRNEKPDDAVLAPSGGSWNLWPFSQRRSRNDSEASSKDVAELEEKKQEKSSPRPVKKTVRALTPTSEQLASLNLKEGMNTVNFTFSTNIVGTQQVDARIYLWKWDARIVVSDVDGTITRSDVLGQFMPLVGIDWSQTGVTHLFSAVKENGYQLMFLSARAISQASVTRQFLVNLKQDGKALPDGPVVISPDGLFPSLFREVIRRAPHEFKISCLEEIRALFPPEHNPFYAGFGNRDTDEISYLKVGIPRGKIFTINPKGEVAVNRRVDTRSYTNLHALVNGMFPATTTSSEPEDFNTWNFWKLPPPPFM
- the LOC103828011 gene encoding phosphatidate phosphatase PAH2 isoform X1, translated to MNAVGRIGSYIYRGVGTVSGPFHPFGGAIDIIVVEQPDGTFKSSPWYVRFGKFQGVLKNRRNLIKIEVNGVDSGFTMYLAHTGQAYFLRQVEDVLGEVYTLSSGDEAETSRRKSSSSSSDGVDKKIKIPLKSKSCNYDGVVGGKPGILGFVFGGRSVKVDDGVTSMERAEIAADLLDVKWSTNIDTRKCVKGKASKSFDSILETPLVASPTLQYLDEKEQDCFRESSNNVVEDDEDYSLLLVENGSSTVFSVTTSQGSGNVEPPPLAQDSVNLDSKQQVLGVPEYQADKTSLQEGSSTGSLVQDDFEKTHPTNGATVQQPEEQFSFSDIGDCKSAETSSQESSFLHTVKLEIYDENEISPENDAKVLSEPIEIERKKDNSGEEMERLAESLPIMRLHNNNDIDAGPCRQPMSQSFDPSSNTLKPSSRGSPSLKAFEHVITNPEVVELSLCKHLLREGMGAEAASQAFNSEKLDMEKFASLGPSVLENDMLIVKIGGCYFPWDAAAPIILGAVSFGTSQVFEPKGMIVVDRNEKPDDAVLAPSGGSWNLWPFSQRRSRNDSEASSKDVAELEEKKQEKSSPRPVKKTVRALTPTSEQLASLNLKEGMNTVNFTFSTNIVGTQQVDARIYLWKWDARIVVSDVDGTITRSDVLGQFMPLVGIDWSQTGVTHLFSAVKENGYQLMFLSARAISQASVTRQFLVNLKQDGKALPDGPVVISPDGLFPSLFREVIRRAPHEFKISCLEEIRALFPPEHNPFYAGFGNRDTDEISYLKVGIPRGKIFTINPKGEVAVNRRVDTRSYTNLHALVNGMFPATTTSSEPEDFNTWNFWKLPPPPFM